A stretch of Miscanthus floridulus cultivar M001 chromosome 13, ASM1932011v1, whole genome shotgun sequence DNA encodes these proteins:
- the LOC136501652 gene encoding putative receptor-like protein kinase At1g80870 — protein MPSRLLQQPLSPPAPPPPPLLAKSQHRRHALLAATIASAAAAAALLLLLVVVVLLLRRRRLRHPTLPFSPPPDPARPLRRYSRRTLRRATGGFHPSRLLGRGAASPVYLATFPDASLAAVKTCASPHELHLLASLPESPRLISLHGYSPGSGSGSGSGGGAAERPLLLVFEYMPQGSLQGALFGGGDAAARDGQFLDWPKRLAIIRDVARALAFLHVECQPPVVHGDLKPSNVLLDANFRAKLADFGLARFKTPDAVAASGAAGDDFMSQELGEAGDHLSTTASAAGGAKTDTKDESGPAGAWGKEWWWKQDGSGELDSRDYVAEWIGSQICPERNPDWADDNDDDANEHKNSPSGTDENALSASPEDKKNTDCNGNGNVDGAKKEVTKMREWWKEEFFEEMSKKQGASFDKRRGGGGRPCLRSISMNTGHGNTNGESNNVEPSAVDLSFRRSRKRSRRRGRSVCSDVHSGCGGDYLSREFSSTTSMRGTVCYVAPECGGGPCEHGSELLEKADVYSFGVLVLVILSGRRPLHILSSPMKLEKANLVSWCRQLARAGNVLELMDERLDGGYDRDQATKCVQLALLCLQRQPELRPDSTDIVKILDGEMELPPAPVEFSPSPRVRPFPRSSRRAAQQPDAAE, from the coding sequence ATGCCTTCCCGCCTTCTCCAGCAGCCACTCTCTCCACctgcgccaccgccgcctccccTGCTTGCCAAGAGCCAACACCGCCGCCACGCCCTCCTCGCCGCCACCATCGCTTCCGCGGCGGCCGCGGCAGCTTTGTTGCTCttgctcgtcgtcgtcgtcctcctcctccggcggcggcggctccggcaCCCCACGCTCCCGTTCTCCCCGCCGCCGGACCCGGCCCGCCCGCTCCGGCGCTACTCCCGCCGCACGCTTCGCCGCGCCACGGGCGGGTTCCACCCGTCCCGCCTCCTCGGCCGCGGCGCAGCCTCTCCCGTCTACCTCGCCACCTTCCCCGACGCCTCGCTCGCCGCCGTGAAGACGTGCGCGTCGCCCCACGAGCTCCACCTCCTCGCGTCGCTCCCTGAATCCCCTCGCCTCATTTCCCTCCATGGCTACTCACCCGGCTCGGGCTCGGGCTctggctccggcggcggcgctgccgaGCGCCCGCTCCTCCTTGTCTTCGAGTACATGCCCCAGGGCTCCCTCCAGGGCGCGCTGTTCGGAGGCGGCGACGCCGCTGCCCGCGACGGGCAGTTCCTGGACTGGCCGAAGCGGCTCGCCATCATCCGCGACGTGGCGCGCGCGCTCGCCTTTCTCCACGTTGAGTGCCAGCCGCCCGTCGTGCACGGCGATCTCAAGCCCAGCAACGTCCTCCTCGATGCTAACTTCCGCGCCAAGCTCGCCGATTTCGGCCTCGCGCGCTTCAAGACCCCCGATGCCGTCGCCGCGTCTGGTGCTGCCGGGGACGATTTCATGAGCCAAGAACTCGGCGAGGCCGGCGACCACCTCTCTACCACCGCCTCCGCTGCCGGTGGGGCCAAAACGGACACAAAGGATGAGTCTGGCCCGGCTGGTGCGTGGGGGAAGGAGTGGTGGTGGAAGCAGGATGGTAGCGGTGAGCTTGACTCGAGGGACTACGTCGCCGAGTGGATTGGTAGCCAAATCTGCCCAGAGAGGAACCCGGATTGGGCCGACGACAACGATGACGACGCCAACGAGCATAAGAACTCTCCCTCGGGTACGGACGAAAACGCTTTGTCAGCGTCGCCGGAGGACAAGAAGAACACCGACTGCAATGGCAATGGCAATGTCGACGGCGCCAAGAAGGAGGTGACCAAGATGAGGGAGTGGTGGAAAGAGGAGTTCTTTGAAGAGATGAGCAAGAAGCAGGGAGCAAGCTTCGACaaacggcgcggcggcggcggcaggccgTGTCTCCGTTCGATCAGCATGAACACGGGGCACGGCAACACCAACGGCGAGAGCAATAATGTCGAGCCGAGCGCTGTGGACCTCAGCTTCCGGAGAAGCCGGAAGCGGAGCCGGCGTCGCGGTCGGTCAGTGTGCAGCGACGTCCACAGCGGATGCGGCGGGGACTACCTCAGCCGGGAGTTTAGCAGCACGACAAGCATGCGCGGCACGGTGTGCTACGTTGCGCCGGAGTGCGGCGGCGGGCCCTGCGAGCACGGCAGCGAGCTGCTGGAGAAGGccgacgtgtacagcttcggcgtgCTTGTGCTGGTCATCTTGTCCGGTCGGCGGCCGCTGCACATCCTCTCGTCGCCGATGAAACTGGAGAAAGCTAACCTGGTGAGCTGGTGCCGGCAGCTGGCGCGCGCCGGGAACGTGCTGGAGCTCATGGACGAGCGGCTGGACGGCGGGTACGACAGGGACCAGGCCACCAAGTGCGTGCAGCTCGCGCTGCTGTGCCTGCAGCGGCAGCCGGAGCTCCGGCCGGACAGCACGGACATCGTCAAGATCCTCGACGGCGAGATGGAACTTCCGCCGGCGCCGGTGGAGTTCTCGCCGTCGCCCCGCGTGCGGCCTTTCCCGCGGTCGTCGCGCCGGGCAGCACAGCAGCCGGATGCCGCCGAGTGA